From a region of the Lentilactobacillus curieae genome:
- a CDS encoding DUF4811 domain-containing protein has translation MGIALIVIFSVFFIYSFVLMKQGSFRTTTWLVSLIGLVLTLVTITMGDTQHWGMKPATITTIKRIDPAFAIKDMGLNVAIKKDLGTKGENVVVYKNQGAKKTTHTQLDSNTKNKFTRVREHSSQIITTTKEYTYKNTFFKFMYAGLGTNHEYVSRVNNFQITDDWVVLTPSQVKKMQSQMKSQQANSKKMLASVIKQQVTAAKMKNPKMSASQQAELVKKIKTAAIAKASTQAKQKIKAMSVE, from the coding sequence ATGGGAATCGCTTTAATCGTAATTTTCTCCGTATTTTTCATTTACTCATTCGTTTTGATGAAACAAGGTTCATTTAGAACCACAACTTGGCTAGTTTCACTAATTGGATTAGTGCTAACTTTAGTCACAATCACAATGGGTGATACCCAACATTGGGGCATGAAGCCAGCTACTATTACAACCATTAAAAGAATTGATCCTGCATTTGCAATCAAAGATATGGGTCTAAATGTAGCCATCAAAAAAGATTTGGGAACTAAGGGTGAAAACGTAGTGGTTTACAAAAACCAAGGCGCTAAGAAAACTACTCACACCCAACTTGATTCAAACACCAAAAATAAGTTTACCCGTGTGCGCGAACACTCATCACAAATCATCACCACTACTAAAGAGTACACATACAAAAACACATTCTTTAAGTTTATGTATGCTGGCTTGGGGACTAACCATGAATATGTTTCAAGAGTAAACAACTTCCAAATTACGGACGATTGGGTTGTCCTTACCCCATCACAAGTCAAGAAGATGCAATCTCAAATGAAGAGTCAACAAGCTAACTCAAAAAAGATGTTAGCCTCAGTAATTAAACAACAAGTTACAGCAGCAAAAATGAAGAATCCAAAAATGAGTGCCTCACAACAAGCAGAATTAGTCAAAAAGATTAAGACTGCAGCGATTGCTAAAGCTTCAACTCAAGCAAAGCAAAAAATAAAGGCTATGTCCGTCGAGTAA
- a CDS encoding NAD(P)-dependent oxidoreductase, protein MKIGFIGTGIMGTGMIKNLLAAGYQVDVYNRTKDHAQAAINNGAQWQDNVASLTRSVDVIISIVGFPADVEEVYLGKDGVLANAHEGQTIIDMTTSSPMLAEKIYSAANKIGVAALDAPVSGGDVGAKSGTLTIMVGGKQSAFEQQLPIFKAMGSAVTYFGGTGEGQHAKMANQIMVAGTMTGMIESLVYADKAGLNLDAVIKMIGGGAAQNWSMDNYGPRILQGDLQPGFMAKHFLKDLRIVLSVADEMKISLPGTAVAKKLYEKMVSIDDWGELGTQGLIKLWTEK, encoded by the coding sequence ATGAAAATTGGATTTATTGGTACTGGGATCATGGGTACAGGGATGATTAAAAATCTACTGGCGGCAGGATACCAAGTTGATGTTTATAACAGAACTAAAGATCATGCCCAAGCTGCTATCAATAATGGCGCACAGTGGCAAGATAATGTCGCTAGTCTCACTCGCAGTGTTGACGTTATTATCTCAATTGTCGGGTTTCCAGCCGATGTTGAAGAGGTGTACTTGGGTAAGGACGGAGTCTTAGCTAACGCCCATGAAGGACAGACGATTATTGATATGACAACGAGTTCGCCCATGTTGGCTGAGAAGATTTATTCAGCCGCAAATAAAATAGGGGTGGCTGCTTTAGATGCTCCAGTTTCAGGTGGCGACGTGGGCGCAAAAAGTGGAACTCTAACGATTATGGTTGGCGGCAAGCAATCAGCGTTTGAACAGCAACTGCCGATTTTTAAAGCTATGGGAAGTGCCGTAACCTACTTTGGCGGAACAGGTGAAGGGCAACATGCTAAGATGGCTAATCAAATCATGGTTGCCGGAACGATGACGGGGATGATTGAGTCACTTGTATATGCTGATAAAGCTGGCCTTAACCTTGATGCCGTTATTAAGATGATTGGTGGCGGTGCTGCCCAGAACTGGAGTATGGATAATTATGGGCCAAGAATCCTCCAAGGGGATTTACAACCAGGGTTTATGGCTAAACACTTTTTGAAGGACTTACGAATTGTGCTTTCAGTTGCCGATGAAATGAAGATATCCCTTCCAGGAACAGCGGTAGCAAAAAAATTATACGAAAAGATGGTTTCCATTGATGATTGGGGGGAACTTGGAACCCAGGGATTGATAAAATTGTGGACGGAAAAATAA
- a CDS encoding dTDP-glucose 4,6-dehydratase yields the protein MVTGGAGFIGSHFCNLILNSYPADKILVVDKGTYAADFNFLRNLSLQFPNRLFIRKADINQSDLIAEWVDVFKIDTIVNFAAESHVDNSIADVEPFLMSNVNGTVRLLEVARQKGISRFIQISTDEVYGDSHLNGKHFSEDSPLRPSSPYAASKAAADMMVLANHRTYGQDVCITRSANNYGTRQYPEKLIPKIIKRAVADQLVPIYGVGNNCRSWLSVEDNCRAIDLVLRKGQSGKVYNVPGNQSVSNLELVTQILKRLNKPASLIKHVADRPGHDLNYLITGQPIELMGWQASHNIMSDLSDLVDWYTGNYSWLEQRKVGKQ from the coding sequence ATGGTGACTGGTGGAGCGGGATTTATTGGTAGCCACTTTTGCAACTTAATATTGAATTCTTATCCAGCTGACAAGATTTTGGTAGTTGATAAGGGAACTTATGCGGCCGATTTTAACTTTCTACGGAATCTTTCGCTACAGTTTCCCAATAGATTGTTTATTAGGAAGGCTGATATTAATCAAAGTGATCTGATCGCTGAATGGGTAGATGTATTTAAAATCGATACAATTGTCAACTTTGCAGCTGAAAGCCATGTTGACAACTCCATTGCCGATGTAGAGCCATTTTTGATGAGTAATGTTAACGGCACAGTTAGGTTGTTAGAGGTTGCTCGACAAAAGGGAATTTCCCGGTTTATCCAAATATCCACGGATGAAGTATACGGGGATTCACATTTAAATGGTAAACATTTTTCGGAAGATAGCCCCTTACGACCTTCATCTCCGTATGCGGCATCCAAGGCTGCTGCTGATATGATGGTGTTGGCTAATCACAGGACATATGGACAGGATGTATGCATTACTAGGTCCGCCAATAATTACGGGACTAGACAGTATCCAGAAAAGTTAATCCCTAAAATTATTAAGCGAGCAGTTGCAGATCAGCTGGTGCCGATATACGGAGTAGGTAATAATTGCCGGAGTTGGTTATCAGTGGAGGATAATTGTCGGGCAATCGACCTAGTGTTAAGAAAAGGCCAGTCGGGTAAGGTTTATAACGTTCCGGGTAACCAGAGTGTTTCGAATTTAGAATTAGTTACTCAAATTTTGAAACGGCTTAATAAACCTGCATCATTAATTAAACACGTTGCGGATCGCCCAGGGCATGATCTTAATTACTTGATTACTGGTCAGCCGATTGAACTGATGGGATGGCAAGCAAGTCATAATATAATGTCAGACTTGTCGGATTTGGTGGACTGGTATACCGGTAATTATTCATGGTTAGAACAGCGGAAGGTGGGTAAACAGTGA
- a CDS encoding iron-containing alcohol dehydrogenase, with product MKENFDFLMPSVNFFGKGVIKKIGDRAKMLNMSKPLIVTDKFLRSMDNGPVAQTLSSLDEAGVDYAIYDGVEPNPKVRNIQAAKQVYLDNNCDSIITVGGGSSHDAGKGTGIILTNGDDITKLAGIETLDNPLPPLMAVNTTAGTASELTRHCVITNEETKLKFVVVSWRNVPLVSFNDPMLMLDVPAGLTAATGMDTFVQAIEPYVSTNRNDITDGQCVEAIKLVEESLRQAVANGHDVDARTKMVEAEMLGGMAFNNADLGYVHAMAHQLGGQYDAPHGVCCAMLLPIVEKYNIIAAPERFAELARIMGEDTTGLSTRDAAELSIKAMRQLADDVNIPRSIKAIGAKPEDFEMMAENALKDGNAFSNPRKGTKEELVKLFQEAYDAE from the coding sequence ATGAAGGAAAATTTTGATTTCTTAATGCCAAGCGTGAATTTTTTTGGTAAAGGGGTAATTAAGAAAATTGGTGATCGTGCTAAGATGCTTAACATGAGCAAACCATTAATTGTTACTGACAAATTCTTACGCTCAATGGACAACGGTCCAGTTGCCCAAACTTTGTCATCACTTGATGAAGCTGGAGTAGATTATGCAATTTATGATGGGGTTGAACCAAATCCTAAGGTTAGAAATATTCAAGCCGCTAAACAAGTATATTTAGATAATAACTGTGACAGTATCATCACTGTTGGTGGGGGTTCCTCCCATGATGCTGGTAAAGGAACTGGAATTATTTTAACCAATGGTGACGATATCACTAAGCTAGCTGGAATCGAAACTCTTGATAATCCACTTCCTCCATTGATGGCTGTCAACACAACTGCTGGAACGGCATCTGAGTTAACTCGCCACTGTGTAATTACTAATGAAGAAACTAAGCTAAAATTTGTTGTTGTTTCATGGCGGAACGTTCCATTGGTTTCGTTTAATGACCCAATGTTAATGCTAGACGTTCCTGCGGGTTTAACTGCTGCAACAGGAATGGATACTTTTGTTCAAGCTATTGAGCCATATGTGTCAACCAACCGTAATGACATTACTGATGGCCAATGTGTGGAAGCAATCAAGTTAGTTGAAGAAAGTCTTCGTCAAGCTGTTGCTAACGGTCACGACGTTGATGCCAGAACTAAAATGGTTGAAGCAGAAATGCTTGGCGGAATGGCATTTAACAATGCTGATCTTGGTTATGTCCATGCTATGGCCCACCAACTTGGTGGTCAATATGATGCTCCCCATGGTGTTTGCTGTGCGATGTTATTACCAATCGTTGAAAAGTATAATATCATTGCCGCACCAGAACGCTTTGCAGAGTTAGCTAGAATTATGGGTGAAGATACCACTGGACTATCAACTAGGGATGCTGCAGAATTGTCAATCAAGGCAATGCGTCAATTGGCCGATGATGTTAACATTCCTCGTAGTATTAAAGCGATTGGTGCCAAACCAGAAGACTTTGAAATGATGGCAGAAAACGCGTTGAAGGATGGAAACGCATTTTCAAACCCACGTAAGGGTACTAAAGAAGAATTAGTTAAGTTGTTCCAAGAAGCCTACGACGCAGAATAA
- a CDS encoding trans-sulfuration enzyme family protein yields the protein MTENRLDTILAQAGNRNNHDQYGSVSTPLYFSSNFRHPSLEEVEASDPHSGYSYSRLSTPTRDVLQDTLAKMESGCAAYAVSSGMAAIQLVFSLFKTGDKIITSDDLYGGSFRYFDYLESHYNIQFTKWNGTDYDELQQLVSPDTKAIWLETPSNPTMKIIDIDKVANILHTANPESLVCVDNTFLTPVYQQPLTQGADIVVHSATKYLSGHNDLLGGAVIAKKPQIAEELEFNFNTTGVTLDPFDSWLLLRSLKTLSVRMERHTSNAQKVAACLSNVPCIEKVLYSGQGGMVSFYLYSEDKVRQLLDNLKVVAFAESLGGVESLITLPAKQTHADMTEEARQKLGITSTLLRLSVGLENPDDIIEDIVSALGESLGQENPSPSPYANIN from the coding sequence ATGACAGAAAATAGACTAGATACAATTCTCGCTCAAGCAGGTAACCGGAACAACCATGATCAATACGGATCAGTCTCCACTCCACTTTACTTTTCATCTAACTTTAGGCATCCTTCTTTAGAGGAGGTCGAGGCTAGTGATCCCCATTCAGGATATTCATACTCACGACTCTCGACCCCCACTCGGGACGTACTTCAAGACACCTTAGCTAAGATGGAATCTGGCTGTGCTGCATACGCTGTTAGCTCTGGAATGGCAGCAATCCAGTTAGTGTTCAGTTTGTTTAAAACTGGTGACAAAATTATCACCTCAGATGATTTATATGGAGGCTCATTTAGATACTTCGACTACCTTGAATCTCACTACAACATCCAGTTCACAAAGTGGAACGGAACTGATTATGATGAACTCCAACAACTAGTTTCTCCAGATACTAAAGCAATTTGGCTGGAAACACCTTCAAACCCGACAATGAAAATTATCGACATAGATAAAGTTGCTAATATTCTTCACACGGCTAATCCAGAATCACTAGTTTGTGTGGATAATACATTTCTAACTCCCGTATATCAACAACCCCTGACTCAAGGAGCAGACATTGTGGTCCACAGTGCTACTAAGTATCTTTCTGGACATAATGATTTACTCGGTGGTGCCGTCATCGCTAAAAAGCCACAAATTGCCGAAGAGTTGGAATTTAATTTTAATACCACAGGGGTAACCCTTGATCCATTTGACTCATGGTTGTTACTTCGAAGTTTAAAAACCTTATCTGTCAGAATGGAACGTCACACCAGTAACGCTCAAAAAGTTGCTGCCTGTTTGAGCAATGTTCCGTGTATTGAAAAAGTCCTGTACTCGGGACAAGGTGGCATGGTCAGTTTCTACCTATATAGTGAGGATAAAGTCCGTCAATTACTAGATAATCTTAAAGTGGTTGCATTTGCAGAAAGCCTTGGTGGCGTTGAAAGTTTGATCACGCTACCAGCTAAGCAGACCCATGCTGATATGACCGAGGAGGCTCGGCAAAAACTGGGGATCACTAGCACCTTGCTTCGGCTCTCAGTTGGCTTAGAAAATCCTGATGATATCATTGAAGATATTGTTTCAGCACTGGGTGAATCTCTTGGTCAAGAAAACCCGAGTCCATCGCCATACGCTAACATCAACTAA
- the hisD gene encoding histidinol dehydrogenase encodes MRIEKDTLPNLLKFVDTRTEEVSNRKEVEEAVEKIIRTVRSKGDSALKEYSQQFDNISINDFLVSQENIDAAYEQTDQAVLTALKEAKQNIESFHKMEVQNNFVDANKPGIIRGEKITPLASVGVYVPGGTAAYPSSILMNVIPAKIAGVQQVVMVTPPQKDGIKPAVLAAAKIAGVDKVFQVGGAQAIAALAYGTESIPKVDKITGPGNAFVATAKKMVFGQVDIDMIAGPSEIGIIASDDANPSQVAADLLSQAEHDKLARPILVTDSEVLASQVSVEVNRQCALLPRREIAQAAVDNEGFIAVVENIDDAFELMNDVAPEHLEVQLNDAISYLNQIKNAGSVFLGFSASEPLGDYLAGPNHILPTGGTARFFSPLGVDDFIKKTQFVSYTKDALEKDAKNITTLARVEGLEAHARAIESRFNGEQM; translated from the coding sequence ATGCGCATTGAAAAGGACACATTACCAAATTTATTGAAGTTTGTTGATACCAGAACTGAAGAAGTGAGTAATCGAAAAGAAGTCGAGGAAGCAGTTGAAAAAATAATTAGAACCGTTCGTAGTAAGGGTGATTCAGCATTAAAGGAATACAGCCAACAGTTTGATAATATTTCAATTAACGATTTTTTGGTCAGTCAAGAAAATATCGATGCTGCATATGAGCAAACAGATCAAGCAGTTTTAACCGCGTTAAAGGAAGCAAAACAAAACATCGAATCCTTTCATAAAATGGAAGTTCAAAATAACTTCGTTGATGCTAACAAACCGGGAATCATTCGGGGAGAAAAAATTACGCCTTTAGCATCAGTAGGGGTATATGTCCCTGGAGGAACGGCTGCATATCCCTCATCTATTCTGATGAATGTAATTCCAGCTAAGATTGCCGGAGTTCAACAAGTGGTGATGGTCACCCCACCACAAAAGGATGGAATTAAACCAGCAGTTTTAGCCGCAGCGAAAATTGCCGGCGTCGATAAAGTATTCCAAGTAGGTGGTGCTCAAGCAATTGCTGCCCTAGCATATGGTACTGAATCGATTCCGAAGGTCGACAAAATTACTGGCCCAGGAAATGCCTTTGTTGCGACAGCTAAAAAGATGGTATTTGGTCAAGTTGACATTGACATGATTGCGGGACCATCTGAAATTGGAATTATTGCTTCTGATGATGCTAACCCAAGTCAGGTAGCTGCAGATCTTCTTTCCCAAGCAGAACATGACAAACTAGCCAGACCAATACTAGTAACGGATAGCGAGGTTCTGGCAAGTCAGGTAAGTGTGGAAGTTAATCGCCAATGTGCTTTACTACCACGACGGGAAATTGCTCAAGCTGCAGTTGATAATGAAGGGTTTATTGCAGTTGTTGAGAACATTGACGATGCATTTGAATTGATGAATGACGTTGCTCCTGAACACTTGGAGGTGCAGTTAAATGATGCGATTTCTTACCTTAACCAAATTAAAAACGCTGGTTCAGTTTTTCTTGGATTCTCCGCGTCCGAGCCGCTGGGGGATTACTTGGCAGGCCCCAACCACATATTGCCAACTGGTGGAACGGCCAGATTCTTCTCGCCGTTAGGAGTTGACGATTTTATTAAAAAGACTCAATTTGTTTCATACACCAAAGATGCTCTAGAAAAGGATGCCAAGAATATTACCACTCTTGCCAGAGTTGAGGGGTTAGAAGCCCACGCCAGAGCAATTGAAAGCCGTTTTAATGGAGAACAGATGTAA
- a CDS encoding CPBP family intramembrane glutamic endopeptidase → MQRKETINWWKTILVIALPFIELWIGSYFNLIHSQNMRVVAAVVLGLAVMIVAISMYKDVLIDNWQVWKHHWLRNLLLAFVSVIGIYVLLAATRALLKTVGLSASGQHGGDMLATGAGIMVIGSLTSLFAPFTEEIVYRHVMFYQFKNSRLGFWLMFFVQSIAFGLIHWNNFHGVVVQMIPYMVIGAFFGLIYYWSKNIWQSIVTHFIFDFTSFAGAVFVFAMQFFTK, encoded by the coding sequence ATGCAGAGAAAAGAAACCATTAACTGGTGGAAGACAATTTTGGTGATAGCATTACCATTCATTGAACTTTGGATCGGGTCTTATTTTAATTTAATTCATTCACAAAATATGCGGGTAGTTGCCGCAGTTGTTCTTGGGCTTGCCGTTATGATCGTTGCAATCAGTATGTATAAAGATGTGTTGATAGATAACTGGCAGGTTTGGAAACACCATTGGTTACGCAATTTACTACTAGCATTTGTATCTGTCATTGGAATTTATGTTCTATTGGCGGCAACCAGGGCGTTATTAAAGACCGTTGGCTTGTCTGCTTCTGGTCAACATGGCGGAGACATGCTAGCAACGGGCGCAGGAATAATGGTGATTGGCAGTTTGACTTCATTATTTGCACCGTTTACTGAAGAAATCGTATATCGGCACGTAATGTTTTATCAGTTTAAAAATAGCCGATTAGGATTTTGGCTTATGTTTTTTGTTCAGTCAATTGCCTTTGGCCTTATCCACTGGAACAATTTTCACGGAGTTGTGGTGCAGATGATTCCATATATGGTGATTGGGGCATTCTTTGGGCTAATTTATTATTGGTCAAAAAATATTTGGCAAAGTATTGTGACCCACTTCATCTTTGACTTTACAAGCTTTGCGGGTGCAGTTTTTGTCTTTGCAATGCAATTTTTTACGAAATAA
- the trhA gene encoding PAQR family membrane homeostasis protein TrhA — protein sequence MQKVKQKITGKLITYEVFNAVTHGVSFIVAIVLTVMLLHKAVVDNLSAVAIASLAVYSATVMILYLASTLFHCFVFTRAKRIFQILDHSNIFILIAGSYTPYCIVFLHTTASYILLAVIWILSISGICFHILGHGRYQKIETTVYVVMGWLCLILGKQLYAALAPTGFWLLVAGGVTFTVGALIYSLKGIPGLHLIWHFFVMGGTLAMFLSIYINV from the coding sequence ATGCAAAAGGTCAAACAAAAAATTACTGGCAAGTTAATTACATACGAAGTGTTCAACGCAGTAACGCATGGTGTGTCTTTTATTGTTGCAATTGTGTTAACGGTAATGTTGCTTCATAAGGCGGTTGTAGATAATTTATCAGCGGTTGCGATTGCTAGTCTCGCTGTGTATTCTGCGACGGTGATGATTCTATATTTAGCATCAACACTGTTTCATTGCTTTGTGTTTACAAGGGCAAAGCGTATCTTTCAAATTCTTGATCACAGTAACATTTTTATCCTAATTGCTGGATCATACACACCTTACTGTATTGTGTTTTTGCATACCACAGCTTCGTACATTCTGTTAGCGGTAATCTGGATTCTGAGCATTTCTGGGATTTGTTTTCACATACTTGGTCATGGCCGCTATCAAAAAATTGAAACTACTGTGTACGTAGTAATGGGCTGGCTATGTTTAATTCTTGGAAAGCAGTTGTATGCAGCATTAGCCCCAACAGGATTTTGGCTACTAGTTGCTGGAGGGGTTACTTTTACAGTTGGCGCATTAATATACAGTTTGAAGGGAATTCCTGGACTCCATTTAATTTGGCACTTTTTCGTAATGGGCGGCACTTTAGCAATGTTTCTTTCAATTTATATTAATGTTTAG
- a CDS encoding DUF1836 domain-containing protein yields MENKLILTLPHYQALPTIGLYMDQVLGMVEQYTSSFVDQPITKSMVNSYVKKGVIEKPTGKKYSQTQLAEIILIVLYKPIFSLPAISKVLSQARSANEVSQIFDIVVDHFNAQLRKVTEQSPQNEDLLAQSAELLASRLVIEHRINLL; encoded by the coding sequence ATGGAAAATAAATTAATCCTCACCCTTCCCCACTACCAAGCATTACCCACGATTGGTCTTTACATGGACCAAGTTCTGGGCATGGTCGAACAGTACACGAGCTCGTTCGTAGATCAACCAATCACTAAGTCAATGGTTAATAGCTACGTAAAAAAGGGGGTAATTGAAAAACCAACTGGTAAAAAGTACAGTCAAACTCAACTAGCGGAAATTATTTTGATAGTTCTTTACAAACCAATCTTTAGTTTACCCGCAATTTCAAAGGTCCTTAGCCAAGCTAGGTCTGCAAATGAAGTATCCCAAATTTTTGATATTGTCGTTGATCACTTTAACGCTCAGCTAAGGAAAGTAACCGAGCAATCACCCCAAAATGAAGATTTATTGGCACAATCGGCAGAATTACTAGCTAGCAGATTGGTCATTGAACATCGGATAAATTTACTTTAG
- a CDS encoding NADPH-dependent oxidoreductase, with translation MKLVGIAGSIADESYNRKLLKYIASHFSREVDIELLDINDIPMFNQDEDQTESEAVQYLVKKIKSADGVIIATPEHNHTVPAALKSVIEWLSFNVHPLDGKPVMIIGASYFTQGSSRAQLHLRQILEAPGVNAVVLPGNEVLVGDVKNAFDSLGNLKNQGTVDFIHETLRKFIKFVKVINTIDEQEDSAYESEDLGANGTAETTVDGVDMNADDWVEQAAKKTNAAEGSDYVKLDRGLLTVNQLNYFLNTMPIELTYADENNQFIYYNKYLDTKDMLAPRKPGQVGDPLSSVHPGRAVKHVQQVIHALREGKTDLVSMPVPGNGPTKHIMHYYKAMHNENGEYRGINEWVVDLWPIVESYLKMTGKMLVDDPSNKVDASTGASAAPSTDASTGASESEAEPETPSKPDTDASTGASES, from the coding sequence ATGAAATTAGTTGGAATTGCAGGTTCGATTGCAGACGAATCATATAACCGTAAGTTATTAAAGTATATTGCAAGTCACTTTAGTCGTGAAGTGGATATCGAATTATTGGATATTAACGATATTCCAATGTTCAATCAAGATGAAGACCAAACAGAAAGTGAAGCAGTTCAATACCTAGTTAAGAAGATTAAATCTGCTGATGGGGTGATTATCGCTACTCCTGAACACAACCATACAGTCCCCGCTGCACTTAAGAGTGTGATTGAATGGTTGTCATTCAATGTTCACCCATTAGACGGGAAACCCGTAATGATAATTGGTGCTTCGTACTTCACGCAAGGTTCATCGCGGGCACAATTGCACCTACGCCAAATCTTAGAAGCTCCTGGAGTTAATGCTGTAGTTTTACCAGGGAACGAAGTCTTGGTTGGGGATGTTAAGAATGCCTTTGATTCATTAGGAAACTTAAAGAACCAAGGCACAGTTGACTTTATTCACGAAACACTGAGAAAGTTTATCAAGTTTGTTAAAGTCATTAATACAATTGATGAACAAGAAGATTCTGCATATGAATCTGAAGATTTGGGTGCAAACGGAACTGCTGAAACCACAGTTGATGGCGTTGATATGAACGCTGATGATTGGGTAGAGCAAGCAGCTAAAAAGACTAACGCAGCTGAAGGTAGCGACTATGTTAAATTGGATCGTGGTTTGCTAACAGTTAATCAATTAAATTACTTCCTTAACACCATGCCAATTGAGTTGACCTATGCGGATGAAAACAATCAATTTATTTACTACAACAAGTACCTGGACACCAAGGATATGTTGGCTCCAAGAAAACCCGGGCAAGTTGGAGACCCATTAAGCAGTGTTCACCCTGGCAGAGCCGTAAAACACGTCCAACAGGTAATCCATGCACTTCGTGAAGGTAAAACTGATTTAGTTTCAATGCCAGTTCCAGGAAACGGTCCAACCAAACACATCATGCATTACTACAAGGCAATGCATAATGAAAACGGAGAATACCGGGGAATTAACGAATGGGTAGTTGATTTATGGCCAATCGTTGAATCATACCTAAAAATGACAGGGAAAATGCTGGTCGATGATCCAAGTAATAAGGTAGACGCCTCAACTGGGGCTTCCGCTGCGCCATCAACAGATGCATCAACGGGTGCATCTGAAAGTGAAGCAGAGCCAGAGACACCAAGTAAGCCAGATACAGATGCTTCAACAGGTGCGTCAGAGAGCTAG
- a CDS encoding NADPH-dependent FMN reductase yields the protein MKHLVAIVGTNSKLSTNRQLLEYMKEHFKQQAEIELIEIKGIPIFKKSAGMQVPEETRKIAAKIEQSDGVIIGTPEYDHAVPAALLSLLAWLSYGQHPLVDKPVMITGASFGTLGSSRAQAQLRQVLDSPEIKARIMPSSEFLLDHSLEAFQDKEHLVNKELADQLDGLFKDFIEFIDISSQLGNAHTANKQQAKDFSWESSDKKER from the coding sequence ATGAAACATTTAGTTGCAATTGTGGGAACAAACTCAAAACTATCAACGAACCGTCAGTTGCTGGAGTATATGAAAGAGCACTTTAAGCAACAAGCTGAGATTGAACTGATCGAAATCAAGGGAATCCCAATCTTCAAAAAGAGTGCCGGTATGCAAGTACCAGAAGAAACTAGAAAGATTGCTGCAAAGATTGAACAATCAGACGGTGTCATCATTGGAACCCCTGAGTATGATCATGCGGTTCCAGCTGCCCTACTTAGTTTGTTAGCATGGTTGTCATACGGCCAGCATCCACTGGTTGATAAACCTGTTATGATCACGGGAGCATCTTTTGGGACGCTAGGTTCATCTCGAGCACAAGCACAACTTCGCCAAGTTTTGGATTCTCCAGAAATTAAGGCTAGGATAATGCCTAGCTCAGAGTTCTTACTTGATCATTCTCTCGAAGCATTTCAAGATAAAGAACACTTGGTAAACAAAGAACTAGCTGATCAACTTGACGGATTGTTTAAAGACTTTATCGAATTTATTGATATTTCAAGTCAATTAGGTAATGCCCATACTGCCAATAAGCAACAGGCAAAGGACTTTTCTTGGGAATCATCCGATAAGAAGGAGAGATAA